In a single window of the Pedococcus dokdonensis genome:
- the glgC gene encoding glucose-1-phosphate adenylyltransferase gives MAYGSGGPKVLAIVLAGGEGKRLMPLTADRAKPAVPFGGIYRLIDFALSNIVNSGYRQIVVLTQYKSHSLDRHVTKTWRMSTMLGNYVTPVPAQQRVDKNWYLGSANAIFQSLNLVHDEKPDIVVVVGADHVYRMDFSQMVQQHIETGAGVTVAAIRQPISLADQFGVIEVDDDDRRKIGAFREKPKDAKGLPDSPDEVLASMGNYVFDADVLVDAVTRDNDREGSKHDMGGDIVPDFVTNGEGYVYDFKDNVIPGATERDQAYWRDVGTMDSYWEAHMDLVSIHPVFNLYNYDWPIYTDYGPYPPAKLVHGFGGKFGEAHNSAVSPGVVISGATVTNSVLSPRCHIHSATTIDDSVLLDDVEVGRGCTIKRAIIDKGVRVPENTTIGVDADQDRARGFMVTESGLTVIAKFQEVTA, from the coding sequence GGCTGATCGACTTCGCGCTCAGCAACATCGTCAACTCGGGCTACCGGCAGATCGTCGTGCTGACCCAGTACAAGTCGCACAGCCTCGACCGGCACGTCACCAAGACCTGGCGGATGTCGACGATGCTCGGCAACTACGTGACACCCGTGCCGGCTCAGCAGCGGGTCGACAAGAACTGGTACCTCGGGTCCGCCAACGCGATCTTCCAGAGCCTCAACCTGGTCCACGACGAGAAGCCCGACATCGTCGTCGTCGTGGGTGCCGACCACGTCTACCGGATGGACTTCTCGCAGATGGTCCAGCAGCACATCGAGACCGGCGCGGGCGTGACCGTGGCCGCGATCCGGCAGCCGATCTCGCTCGCCGACCAGTTCGGTGTCATCGAGGTGGACGACGACGACCGACGCAAGATCGGCGCCTTCCGTGAGAAGCCCAAGGACGCCAAGGGGCTGCCGGACTCGCCCGACGAGGTGCTCGCGTCGATGGGCAACTACGTCTTCGACGCCGACGTCCTGGTCGACGCGGTGACCCGGGACAACGACCGCGAGGGCAGCAAGCACGACATGGGGGGCGACATCGTCCCCGACTTCGTGACCAACGGTGAGGGCTACGTCTACGACTTCAAGGACAACGTCATCCCCGGGGCCACCGAGCGCGACCAGGCCTACTGGCGCGACGTCGGGACGATGGACTCCTACTGGGAGGCCCACATGGACCTCGTGTCGATCCACCCGGTCTTCAACCTCTACAACTACGACTGGCCGATCTACACCGACTACGGGCCGTACCCGCCCGCCAAGCTGGTGCACGGCTTCGGCGGCAAGTTCGGCGAGGCGCACAACTCCGCGGTCTCCCCCGGTGTCGTGATCTCGGGGGCCACCGTGACCAACTCTGTGCTGTCGCCGCGCTGCCACATCCACAGCGCCACCACGATCGACGACAGCGTCCTGCTCGACGACGTCGAGGTCGGCCGCGGCTGCACCATCAAGCGGGCCATCATCGACAAGGGGGTGCGCGTGCCGGAGAACACCACCATCGGGGTCGACGCCGACCAGGACCGGGCTCGCGGCTTCATGGTCACCGAGTCGGGCCTGACCGTCATCGCCAAGTTCCAGGAGGTCACTGCGTGA
- a CDS encoding tetratricopeptide repeat protein: MTTSPAVAEPDPAAPAAVTVTEVRVLEGPNLYFAKPAIKVSLLLPGYLAAPEDVLGQLATRVGMRSARPGGPGTEQRQRFVMRLVERAVRRLAAASGTTRLGVRVRPGSTPEAVVMAFVWRRRTRARALGHGVGPVLLAWLEGDDVIEQEGRVVGQTEPGDKPSILKPQIPVASITGTNGKTTTTRLLGHIGMTAGLRTAWSSTDGIVVQGEMVEAGDYSGPAGARGVLTAPGVQLGILETARGGMLLKGMGVTHNDVSVVTNVSADHLGLQGIDTVDQLAEVKAIITKATRPGGWVVLNGEDPRVWAMRTGIKGKPWVFTLRSDAPAIRQSLDLGGRAITVLDGSVTVLQNGQDPDRLVSILDVPATLSGLSHHNIANALAGAAAALGLGLPRAAVVEGLRTFAPDDKLNPGRMNTYTLRRDDGSAITVIVDLAHNEAGLEALMDVAHGLKVPGGQVHLGLGLAGDRTDDLLESIGEVAGLRADRIVAAHKAHYLRGRTMEELESHLRTGLARAGVADIDSYETELGGLQALVPGAADGDVVALMCHAERSQVAAWLADQGATSDSPEDIRRKVVAARGEHEFEAQIAELWQLEDDAERIEAAARLRSQRPGDPRLVFEQASAFDAAGKEQEAIPLYRDSLAAGLREPQRHRARIQLASSLRVVGQPELAYSLLTELSNERPGSVAVEAFRALAGVDSGHAESSVADLIEVLLHHAGDEDTLAYQRALSAYAAELRDR, translated from the coding sequence ATGACGACTTCCCCCGCCGTCGCCGAGCCCGACCCCGCCGCCCCCGCCGCAGTCACGGTGACCGAGGTGCGGGTGCTGGAGGGTCCCAACCTCTACTTCGCCAAGCCCGCGATCAAGGTGAGCCTGCTGCTGCCGGGCTATCTGGCCGCTCCCGAGGACGTCCTGGGCCAGCTGGCGACGCGGGTGGGCATGCGCAGCGCCCGGCCCGGGGGTCCCGGCACCGAGCAGCGCCAACGGTTCGTGATGCGGCTGGTCGAGCGGGCCGTGCGCCGGCTGGCCGCCGCGAGCGGCACCACCCGGCTGGGCGTGCGGGTCCGTCCCGGCAGCACGCCCGAGGCGGTCGTGATGGCCTTCGTATGGCGCCGTCGTACCCGGGCGCGCGCGCTCGGACACGGGGTGGGCCCGGTCCTGCTCGCCTGGCTGGAGGGCGACGACGTGATCGAGCAGGAGGGACGCGTCGTCGGGCAGACCGAACCCGGTGACAAGCCGTCCATCCTCAAGCCGCAGATCCCGGTCGCCTCGATCACCGGCACCAACGGCAAGACCACGACGACCCGCCTGCTCGGCCACATCGGCATGACGGCCGGGCTGCGGACCGCCTGGTCGTCCACCGACGGGATCGTCGTGCAGGGCGAGATGGTCGAGGCGGGCGACTACTCCGGTCCGGCCGGAGCCCGCGGCGTCCTCACGGCGCCGGGCGTCCAGCTCGGCATCCTCGAGACGGCGCGCGGCGGCATGCTGCTCAAGGGGATGGGCGTCACGCACAACGACGTCAGCGTGGTCACCAACGTGTCGGCCGACCACCTCGGGCTGCAGGGCATCGACACGGTGGACCAGCTGGCCGAGGTCAAGGCGATCATCACCAAGGCGACGCGTCCCGGGGGCTGGGTGGTCCTCAACGGCGAGGACCCGCGGGTGTGGGCGATGCGGACGGGCATCAAGGGCAAGCCGTGGGTGTTCACGCTCCGCTCCGACGCGCCGGCGATCCGGCAGTCGCTCGACCTCGGGGGTCGGGCCATCACCGTGCTCGACGGCTCGGTCACCGTTCTCCAGAACGGCCAGGACCCGGACCGCTTGGTGAGCATCCTCGATGTCCCGGCCACCCTCTCCGGCCTGTCACACCACAACATCGCCAACGCGTTGGCGGGAGCCGCCGCCGCCCTCGGCCTCGGGCTGCCTCGTGCGGCCGTCGTGGAAGGGCTGCGCACCTTCGCACCCGACGACAAGCTGAACCCCGGGCGGATGAACACCTACACCTTGCGGCGCGACGACGGTTCGGCCATCACCGTGATCGTCGACCTGGCGCACAACGAGGCGGGGCTCGAGGCCCTGATGGACGTGGCCCACGGGCTCAAGGTGCCCGGGGGCCAGGTGCATCTCGGTCTCGGCCTGGCGGGCGACCGCACCGACGACCTCCTCGAGTCGATAGGCGAGGTGGCGGGTCTGCGGGCCGACCGGATCGTCGCCGCCCACAAGGCGCACTACCTGCGCGGTCGCACCATGGAAGAGCTCGAGTCCCACCTGCGGACCGGTCTGGCGCGCGCCGGGGTGGCCGACATCGACTCCTACGAGACCGAGCTCGGGGGTCTCCAGGCGCTCGTGCCGGGCGCGGCGGACGGCGACGTGGTGGCGCTGATGTGCCACGCCGAGCGCTCGCAGGTCGCCGCCTGGCTGGCTGACCAGGGCGCGACCTCCGACAGCCCCGAGGACATCCGTCGCAAGGTCGTGGCGGCCCGGGGCGAGCACGAGTTCGAGGCGCAGATCGCCGAGCTGTGGCAGCTCGAGGACGACGCCGAGCGGATCGAGGCGGCGGCCCGGTTGCGCAGCCAGCGCCCCGGCGACCCGAGGCTGGTCTTCGAGCAGGCCAGCGCCTTCGACGCGGCAGGCAAGGAGCAGGAGGCCATCCCGCTCTACCGCGACTCGCTCGCGGCGGGGCTGCGCGAGCCGCAGCGGCACCGCGCGCGGATCCAGCTGGCGTCCAGTCTGCGGGTCGTCGGTCAGCCCGAGCTCGCCTACTCGCTGCTCACCGAGCTGAGCAACGAGCGTCCCGGAAGCGTGGCGGTCGAGGCCTTTCGTGCCCTGGCGGGTGTCGACAGCGGGCACGCCGAGTCGTCGGTCGCCGACCTCATCGAGGTGTTGCTGCACCACGCCGGTGACGAGGACACGCTTGCCTACCAGCGGGCGCTGTCGGCGTATGCCGCGGAGCTGCGCGACCGCTGA
- the serB gene encoding phosphoserine phosphatase SerB encodes MPDVTAQTLLVTISGEDRPGVTSTFFDAIADVGAEVLDLEQVVVRGHLTLAMLLSAGESHERLRSVLISVGHDLDLKVKIKSGTGDSRRRRSGRAAVVVLGSPLRASGVAAITARIASHGANIDRIRRLSRYPVTTVEFDVSGADVDRLRRELAMESSVHGLDIAVAAGGLARRGRRLVVMDVDSTLIQDEVIELLASHAGREAEVAAVTAAAMRGELDFAESLRERVAALEGLPVSVLDDVRQAVQFTPGARTLVRTLKRLGFTVAIVSGGFIEVVEDLARELDIDHAHANRLEVRDGILTGRLVGDIVDRAGKAQALRRFAAEAGLPLSRTVAIGDGANDLDMLEAAGLGVAFNAKPVVREQADTAVNVPYLDAVLYLLGITREEIEEADEADGTPTPAPPIPTPDS; translated from the coding sequence GTGCCCGACGTGACCGCGCAGACACTCCTCGTGACCATCTCCGGTGAGGACCGTCCGGGCGTCACCAGCACGTTCTTCGACGCCATCGCCGACGTCGGCGCCGAGGTCCTCGACCTCGAGCAGGTCGTGGTCCGCGGCCACCTGACCCTGGCCATGCTGCTCTCGGCCGGCGAGTCACACGAGCGTCTGCGCAGCGTGCTGATCTCGGTCGGCCACGACCTCGACCTCAAGGTGAAGATCAAGTCGGGCACGGGCGACAGCCGACGCCGGCGCAGCGGCCGGGCCGCGGTCGTCGTCCTCGGCTCGCCCCTGCGCGCGAGCGGGGTGGCCGCCATCACGGCGCGGATCGCATCGCACGGCGCCAACATCGACCGCATCCGGCGCCTCTCGCGCTACCCCGTCACGACCGTCGAGTTCGACGTGTCAGGCGCCGATGTCGACCGGCTGCGCCGCGAGCTCGCGATGGAGTCGAGCGTGCACGGGCTCGACATCGCGGTGGCGGCAGGCGGCCTCGCCCGCCGCGGCCGTCGGCTCGTGGTGATGGATGTCGACTCGACCCTCATCCAGGACGAGGTGATCGAGCTGCTCGCGAGCCATGCCGGTCGCGAGGCCGAGGTCGCAGCGGTCACGGCCGCCGCGATGCGGGGTGAGCTCGACTTCGCCGAGAGCCTTCGCGAGCGGGTAGCCGCGCTCGAGGGGCTTCCGGTGTCCGTGCTCGACGACGTCCGCCAGGCGGTCCAGTTCACCCCCGGCGCCCGCACCCTCGTCCGCACCCTGAAGCGCCTGGGGTTCACCGTGGCGATCGTCTCCGGGGGCTTCATCGAGGTCGTCGAGGACCTCGCTCGCGAGCTCGACATCGACCACGCCCACGCCAACCGCCTCGAGGTGCGCGACGGCATACTCACCGGGCGCCTCGTCGGGGACATCGTGGACCGGGCGGGCAAGGCCCAGGCGCTGCGCCGGTTCGCCGCCGAGGCGGGTCTCCCGCTGTCGCGCACGGTCGCCATCGGCGACGGGGCCAACGACCTCGACATGCTCGAGGCGGCTGGCCTCGGGGTGGCCTTCAACGCCAAGCCGGTCGTGCGCGAACAGGCCGACACGGCGGTCAACGTGCCCTACCTCGACGCGGTGCTCTACCTGCTCGGCATCACCCGTGAGGAGATCGAGGAGGCGGACGAGGCGGACGGCACGCCGACCCCCGCTCCGCCGATTCCCACGCCTGACTCCTAG
- the cphA gene encoding cyanophycin synthetase codes for MESRVYRGGNVWSYSPAIHLVVDLGVLEAYPTDTLDGFTDRLVELLPNLENHTCSRGVKGGFIERLREGTWLGHVSEHVALQLQQEAGHDLRRGKTRAVKGQTGRYNVIYDYLDEAVGLAAGTLAVRLVNHLVQAEEGFDFSEELDLFLRRAQRTAFGPSTGAILEEAVSRDIPYIRLNSASLVQLGQGVHAQRIRATMTSKTGALAVDIASDKDMTTRLLGSAGLPVPKQETVRTADGAVAAAKRIGYPVVVKPLDGNHGRGVCLDLTDEDAVRDSFVIAEGESRRGYVIVESHITGRDYRCLIVGGRMQAIAERVPAHVIGDGTHTVAELVEITNADPRRGVGHEKVLTRIKVDDAATDLVRDQGFELGDVPPKDQMVKLALTGNMSTGGISVDRTFDAHPDNVEIAEEAARMIGLDVAGIDFICPDIASPVRETGGAICEVNAAPGFRMHTHPTVGEPQFIAKPVVDLLFPPGSPSRVPIVAVTGTNGKTTTSRMIAHIFKGIGHKVGMTSTDGIVIDERLVYKADASGPRSARMVLQNPRVDFAVMEVARGGILREGLGYDRNDVAVVTNVAPDHLGMKGIDTLAQLADVKAVIVEAVPRNGFAVLNADDDLVRKMRRRCSGGIVYFSLQEPGTPIREFIDDHCRRGGRAVVLEKTDRGDMIVIKHGRRSMQLAWTHLLPSTFGGTAKFNVANAMAAAGAAFAAGAGLHEIRQGLRTFTTSYYLSPGRMNLVNVHNVDVFVDYCHNAPAMRVLGEFVDGYAVQKAGQSDLGKISRIGMVSTAGDRRDDDMRELGAVAAKHFDVIVVREDTRLRGRKAGETAALIVEGAKGEIGKEGVRCRQVETVLNEVDAVRHCMARANPGDIVVLCVDQHAEVVAELEQMTQHAQPGAHSGSAAGVGDPDLDPVEMQSEAQQSGDDAAAAEATEVEPATT; via the coding sequence GTGGAGTCGCGGGTCTACCGCGGCGGGAACGTCTGGTCCTACAGCCCGGCGATCCACCTGGTCGTCGACCTGGGCGTGCTGGAGGCGTACCCCACGGACACCCTCGACGGTTTCACCGACCGGCTCGTCGAGCTGCTGCCGAACCTCGAGAACCACACCTGCTCCCGCGGGGTGAAGGGCGGCTTCATCGAGCGGCTGCGAGAGGGCACCTGGCTGGGCCACGTCTCCGAGCACGTGGCGCTGCAGCTCCAGCAGGAAGCCGGTCACGACCTCCGCCGGGGCAAGACCCGTGCGGTCAAGGGACAGACCGGCCGTTACAACGTCATCTACGACTACCTCGACGAGGCGGTCGGCCTCGCCGCAGGCACGCTCGCGGTCAGGCTGGTCAACCACCTCGTCCAGGCCGAGGAGGGCTTCGACTTCTCCGAGGAGCTCGACCTCTTCCTGCGGCGGGCGCAGCGCACCGCGTTCGGCCCGTCCACGGGTGCCATCCTGGAGGAGGCCGTCTCGCGGGACATCCCCTACATCCGGCTCAACTCCGCCTCCCTGGTGCAGCTCGGCCAGGGCGTCCACGCCCAGCGCATCCGCGCCACGATGACGTCGAAGACCGGCGCCCTCGCCGTCGACATCGCCAGCGACAAGGACATGACGACCCGGCTGCTCGGCTCGGCCGGTCTGCCGGTCCCGAAGCAGGAGACCGTCCGCACCGCCGACGGTGCGGTGGCGGCAGCCAAGCGGATCGGTTACCCGGTCGTGGTCAAGCCGCTCGACGGCAACCACGGTCGTGGGGTGTGCCTCGACCTCACCGACGAGGATGCCGTCAGGGACAGCTTCGTCATCGCCGAGGGCGAGTCGCGGCGCGGCTACGTCATCGTCGAGTCCCACATCACCGGCCGCGACTACCGCTGCCTCATCGTGGGCGGACGGATGCAGGCGATCGCCGAGCGGGTGCCGGCCCACGTCATCGGTGACGGCACCCACACCGTGGCCGAGCTGGTGGAGATCACCAACGCCGACCCCCGCCGCGGCGTGGGCCACGAGAAGGTGCTGACCCGCATCAAGGTCGACGACGCGGCGACCGACCTGGTCCGCGACCAGGGCTTCGAGCTCGGCGACGTGCCGCCGAAGGACCAGATGGTCAAGCTCGCCCTGACCGGCAACATGTCGACTGGTGGCATCTCCGTCGACCGCACCTTCGACGCCCACCCCGACAACGTTGAGATCGCCGAGGAGGCGGCCCGCATGATCGGGCTCGACGTCGCCGGCATCGACTTCATCTGCCCCGACATCGCCTCCCCCGTCCGCGAGACCGGGGGCGCCATCTGCGAGGTGAACGCCGCCCCCGGGTTCCGCATGCACACCCACCCGACCGTCGGCGAACCGCAGTTCATCGCCAAGCCGGTGGTGGACCTGCTGTTCCCGCCCGGCTCGCCCTCGCGCGTGCCGATCGTCGCTGTCACCGGCACCAACGGCAAGACCACGACCTCGCGCATGATCGCCCACATCTTCAAGGGGATCGGCCACAAGGTCGGCATGACGTCGACCGACGGCATCGTGATCGACGAGCGGCTGGTCTACAAGGCCGACGCGTCCGGTCCGCGGTCAGCGCGGATGGTGCTGCAGAACCCGCGCGTCGACTTCGCCGTGATGGAGGTGGCCCGCGGTGGCATCCTCCGCGAGGGCCTCGGCTACGACCGCAACGACGTCGCCGTCGTCACCAACGTCGCCCCCGACCACCTCGGGATGAAGGGCATCGACACCCTTGCCCAGCTGGCCGACGTCAAGGCCGTCATCGTGGAAGCGGTGCCCCGCAACGGTTTTGCCGTCCTCAACGCCGACGACGACCTGGTCCGCAAAATGCGCCGACGCTGCTCGGGCGGGATCGTCTACTTCTCGTTGCAGGAGCCTGGCACCCCGATCCGCGAGTTCATCGACGACCACTGCCGACGTGGTGGACGGGCCGTCGTCCTCGAGAAGACCGACCGTGGCGACATGATCGTCATCAAGCACGGTCGTCGCTCGATGCAGCTCGCGTGGACCCACCTGTTGCCCTCGACCTTCGGTGGCACCGCCAAGTTCAACGTCGCCAACGCGATGGCTGCTGCCGGAGCGGCCTTCGCCGCGGGCGCCGGCCTGCACGAGATCCGCCAGGGCCTGCGCACGTTCACGACGTCCTACTACCTGTCCCCCGGTCGCATGAACCTCGTCAACGTGCACAACGTCGACGTGTTCGTCGACTACTGCCACAACGCGCCGGCCATGCGCGTGCTCGGCGAGTTCGTCGACGGGTATGCCGTGCAGAAGGCCGGTCAGTCCGACCTCGGCAAGATCTCCCGGATCGGCATGGTGTCGACCGCAGGTGACCGCCGGGACGACGACATGCGCGAGCTGGGTGCCGTGGCGGCCAAGCACTTCGACGTCATCGTCGTCCGCGAGGACACCCGCCTGCGCGGCCGCAAGGCCGGCGAGACGGCTGCCCTCATCGTCGAGGGCGCCAAGGGCGAGATCGGCAAGGAGGGCGTCCGCTGCCGGCAGGTGGAGACAGTGCTGAACGAAGTCGACGCCGTCCGACACTGCATGGCCCGCGCCAACCCCGGCGACATCGTCGTGCTCTGCGTCGACCAGCACGCCGAGGTGGTCGCCGAGCTCGAGCAGATGACGCAGCACGCCCAACCGGGTGCACACTCCGGCTCTGCGGCCGGTGTCGGCGACCCCGACCTCGACCCGGTCGAGATGCAGTCGGAGGCCCAGCAGTCCGGTGACGACGCCGCGGCAGCCGAGGCCACCGAGGTGGAGCCGGCCACCACCTGA
- the fabI gene encoding enoyl-ACP reductase FabI yields MLLEGKKLLITGVLMDSSIAFHVAKIAQEQGAEVVLTSFGRTFRITQTIAKRLPTTPPVIELDVTNQDDLDSLAERLGEHVDGLDGVLHSIGFAPQGAFNFLEGTFEDVSTAMHASAYSLKSLGVAALPMMKDGGSIVGLTFDAKFAWPVYDWMGVAKAAFESTNRYLARDLGPKGVRCNLVAAGPIRTTAAKSIPGFQTFEETWNERAPLGWDVNDAVPAAKACAVLLSDWFPATTGEIVHVDGGVHAMGQ; encoded by the coding sequence ATGCTGCTCGAGGGCAAGAAGCTCCTGATCACCGGCGTCCTGATGGACTCCTCGATCGCCTTCCACGTCGCGAAGATCGCGCAGGAACAGGGCGCCGAGGTGGTGCTCACGTCGTTCGGGCGCACGTTCAGGATCACCCAGACCATCGCCAAGCGGCTGCCGACCACCCCGCCGGTGATCGAGCTCGACGTGACCAACCAGGACGACCTCGACAGTCTCGCCGAGCGGCTCGGCGAGCACGTCGACGGGCTCGACGGCGTGCTGCACTCGATTGGCTTCGCCCCGCAGGGCGCGTTCAACTTCCTCGAGGGCACCTTCGAGGACGTGTCGACCGCCATGCATGCCTCGGCCTACTCGCTGAAGTCGCTCGGGGTCGCCGCGCTGCCGATGATGAAGGACGGCGGCAGCATCGTCGGCCTCACCTTCGATGCCAAGTTCGCCTGGCCGGTGTACGACTGGATGGGCGTGGCCAAGGCCGCCTTCGAGTCGACCAACCGCTACCTCGCCCGCGACCTCGGGCCGAAGGGGGTCCGGTGCAACCTCGTGGCCGCCGGCCCGATCCGCACGACCGCGGCCAAGTCGATCCCCGGCTTCCAGACCTTCGAGGAGACCTGGAACGAGCGAGCGCCGCTCGGGTGGGACGTCAACGACGCCGTGCCGGCCGCCAAGGCCTGCGCGGTGCTGCTGTCCGACTGGTTCCCGGCCACCACGGGCGAGATCGTCCACGTCGACGGTGGCGTGCACGCGATGGGGCAGTGA
- a CDS encoding ACT domain-containing protein has translation MPDVTAQTLLVTISGEDRPGVTSTFFDAIADVGAEVLDLEQVVVRGHLTRATLLSAGESHERLRSVLISVGHDLDLKVKIKSGTGDSRRRRSGRAAVSTS, from the coding sequence GTGCCCGACGTGACCGCGCAGACGCTCCTCGTGACCATCTCCGGTGAGGACCGTCCGGGCGTCACCAGCACGTTCTTCGACGCCATCGCCGACGTCGGCGCCGAGGTCCTCGACCTCGAGCAGGTCGTGGTCCGCGGCCACCTGACCCGGGCCACGCTGCTCTCGGCCGGCGAGTCACACGAGCGTCTGCGCAGCGTGCTGATCTCGGTCGGCCACGACCTCGACCTCAAGGTGAAGATCAAGTCGGGCACGGGCGACAGCCGACGCCGGCGCAGCGGCCGGGCCGCCGTCAGCACGAGCTGA
- a CDS encoding cyanophycinase, whose protein sequence is MAPKQGRTVPTLFIIGGAEDRVGKATVLRRFVRLAGGKRSRIVLIPTASSFENEVVESYREVFARLGAPEIAVVDPPSRSSAHDPELVALLDQATGIFMSGGSQLKLSQRFPGTPLGDALKRAHDNGTVIGGTSAGASIMSQFMISMGDEGVTPRQRYGQLTAGLGLIDGVIIDQHFAQRSRYGRLMAMVAASPNLIGVGIDEDTAIEVRDRRYFTVHGSGVAFVLDCRSAESDAPDARRGAPLMVSGAVVHSLPAGATFDLSDVRLVDFVEKHPDVAVALATAKA, encoded by the coding sequence ATGGCACCAAAGCAGGGCCGCACGGTCCCCACCCTGTTCATCATCGGCGGAGCAGAGGACCGGGTCGGCAAGGCCACCGTGCTGCGTCGCTTCGTGCGACTGGCGGGCGGCAAGCGCTCCAGGATCGTGCTCATCCCCACCGCTTCCTCGTTCGAGAACGAGGTCGTGGAGTCCTACCGCGAGGTGTTCGCCCGGCTCGGCGCCCCCGAGATCGCCGTGGTCGACCCACCCAGTCGCAGCTCGGCACACGACCCCGAGCTCGTCGCGTTGCTCGACCAGGCGACCGGCATCTTCATGAGTGGCGGCAGCCAGCTCAAGCTCAGCCAGCGCTTCCCCGGCACGCCACTCGGAGACGCCCTCAAGCGGGCCCACGACAACGGCACCGTCATCGGAGGCACGTCGGCGGGTGCCTCGATCATGAGCCAGTTCATGATCTCGATGGGCGACGAGGGCGTGACCCCACGCCAGCGGTACGGCCAGCTGACCGCGGGTCTCGGGCTGATCGACGGCGTGATCATCGACCAGCACTTCGCCCAGCGGTCCCGCTACGGCCGGCTCATGGCGATGGTGGCCGCCTCCCCCAACCTGATCGGTGTGGGGATCGACGAGGACACGGCGATCGAGGTGCGCGACCGGCGCTACTTCACCGTCCACGGCAGCGGTGTCGCATTCGTCCTGGACTGTCGCAGTGCCGAGTCCGACGCACCCGACGCGCGCCGAGGTGCGCCGCTCATGGTGTCGGGCGCGGTGGTGCACTCGCTGCCCGCAGGCGCTACGTTCGATCTCTCCGACGTCCGCCTCGTCGACTTCGTCGAGAAGCACCCCGATGTCGCGGTGGCCCTCGCGACGGCCAAGGCCTGA
- a CDS encoding LLM class F420-dependent oxidoreductase translates to MSERPIRIGVQLQPQHAEYAAIRRAAAEAEEIGVDIVFNWDHFYPLYGDPLGAHFECWTMLGAWAEATSRVEIGALVTCNSYRKPQLLADMARTVDHISDGRLILGIGSGWFEKDYDEYGYEFGSAGGRLDKLAHDLPLIKSRWAKLNPPPTRDIPVLIGGGGERKTLKIVAEHATIWHGFGTPDTIAHKHAVLDEWCAKVGRDPAEIERSSGVSPKPGRLPEDVKDYAAGAEDLYAVGTRLFTVGIGGPRYDLGPIRDLVAWRDSRTND, encoded by the coding sequence GTGAGCGAGCGTCCCATCCGGATCGGGGTCCAGCTCCAACCGCAGCACGCGGAGTACGCGGCGATCCGTCGCGCCGCTGCCGAGGCCGAGGAGATCGGTGTCGACATCGTCTTCAACTGGGACCACTTCTATCCGTTGTACGGCGACCCGCTCGGGGCGCACTTCGAGTGCTGGACCATGCTCGGCGCCTGGGCCGAGGCCACGTCACGCGTCGAGATCGGCGCCCTGGTGACCTGCAACAGCTACCGCAAGCCGCAGCTGCTGGCCGACATGGCGCGAACCGTCGACCACATCAGCGACGGCCGGCTGATCCTCGGGATCGGCTCCGGATGGTTCGAGAAGGACTACGACGAGTACGGCTACGAGTTCGGCAGCGCCGGCGGCCGGCTGGACAAGCTCGCGCACGACCTGCCGCTGATCAAGTCGCGCTGGGCCAAGCTGAACCCCCCACCCACGCGCGACATCCCGGTCCTGATCGGTGGTGGTGGCGAACGCAAGACGCTCAAGATCGTGGCCGAGCACGCGACCATCTGGCACGGCTTCGGCACCCCGGACACGATCGCCCACAAGCACGCCGTCCTCGACGAGTGGTGCGCGAAGGTCGGCCGCGACCCAGCCGAGATCGAGCGCTCGTCCGGCGTCTCCCCCAAGCCCGGTCGCCTGCCCGAGGACGTCAAGGACTACGCCGCCGGAGCCGAGGACCTGTATGCCGTCGGCACGCGCCTGTTCACCGTCGGCATCGGGGGCCCCAGGTACGACCTCGGGCCGATCCGCGACCTCGTCGCCTGGCGCGACTCACGGACGAACGACTGA